Proteins co-encoded in one Taeniopygia guttata chromosome 4, bTaeGut7.mat, whole genome shotgun sequence genomic window:
- the LOC115495058 gene encoding uncharacterized protein gives MNAHPAAPGTAHLLPQSPVRARRDPACAAAGLYGVTAKAPTSLGFGVSRAPLVFLFCQISTHTHGPRRRLPAPAARPAEEQPPPPPRFPAGAGEQWTCPSREVFTDGDGTSRDLDTLAGVSDTRPAAPRAAARPAQGSALHSLTSLRTWWRGGGGRRGPRLLAANHPGARTATQSRKKKKKKKKVSGGSTGSAAGRREGAAAAGGGVPAARLGSADSSHHGRLGKTPICATKEEEGGEWRGCKLFPPLRPLRCLPAPRSARRPRRPRRPLSRRPPRRLPAPRGFSRTEPAAAAVPGSRSCRRKGRRAGGGGGGVSPRALPQAERLSRPWRRRRRRRRRNTPPLPAPTAPLGPRRAAGSGAPLDGIAGGGCAPPPRRACAFHPPVPAAAGRGEPVPAGPQRALVSRNMGKEREHPRRARGAAVGQTRSDSTH, from the exons ATGAATGCGCACC cggcagcgccgggcACCGCGCACCTTCTCCCGCAATCGCCCGTACGCGCCCGCAGGGACCCCGCGTGTGCTGCTGCGGGTTTGTACGGAGTCACGGCGAAAGCGCCAACATCCCTAGGATTTGGGGTGTCACGTGCCCCTCTCGTTTTCCTATTCTGCCAAATATCGACCCACACTCACGGGCCGAGGCGGCGGCTCCCAGCGCCCGCGGCGCGACCCGCGGAGGAGCAGCCGCCACCACCGCCGCGCTTCCCCGCGGGCGCTGGCGAGCAATGGACGTGTCCTTCCCGCGAAGTTTTCACGGATGGGGACGGGACTAGCCGTGACCTGGATACGCTGGCCGGTGTGTCGGACAcccgccccgctgccccccgCGCCGCTGCTCGCCCCGCGCAAGGCTCCGCGCTGCACTCACTCACCTCCCTTAGGACATGGTGGCGCGGCGGGGGGGGAAGGCGCGGCCCCCGGCTACTGGCAGCGAACCATCCGGGAGCCCGCACCGCCACCcagagtagaaaaaaaaaaaaaaaaaaaaaaaaagtaagcgGAGGAAGCAccgggagcgcggccgggcGGCGGGAGGGAGCTGCGGCGGCAGGCGGCGGGGTGCCcgcggctcggctcggctcggcggACAGCTCCCACCATGGACGCCTAG GTAAAACTCCCATCTGCGCCACcaaggaagaggagggaggagagtgGCGAGGGTGTAaactttttcctcccctccGCCCCCTCCGGTGTCTCCCGGCCCCTCGCAGCgcccggcggccgcggcgcccccgccgccccctctcgcgccgcccgccccggcggctcccggcgccgcGGGGTTTCTCACGCACGgagcccgccgccgccgcggttCCTGGTTCGCGGAGCTGCcggaggaagggaaggagggcgggcggcgggggagGAGGAGTGTCTCCCCGTGCCCTTCCCCAGGCGGAGCGTCTCTCCCGGccctggcggcggcggcggcggcggcggcggcggaacacccctcccctccctgctccgaCCGCCCCGCTTGGCCCCCGGCGGGCTGCGGGGAGCGGAGCGCCTCTGGACGGGATTGCGGGAGGAGGCTGCGCCCCCCCTCCCCGCCGGGCCTGCGCCTTCCATCCCCCAgtccccgccgctgccgggcGGGGGGAGCCGGTCCCCGCTGGCCCCCAGCGTGCCCTTGTGTCCCGGAATATGGGCAAGGAGCGGGAGCATCCACGCCGCGCTCGCGGGGCTGCGGTGGGGCAAACGCGCTCCGATTCCACACATTAA